A window of the Parambassis ranga chromosome 17, fParRan2.1, whole genome shotgun sequence genome harbors these coding sequences:
- the angptl1b gene encoding angiopoietin-related protein 1b: MKRSIETMGPGKWSLFILFGLSLWSNGQALTMKNPILSRIRRAPEASGENKKCSYTFLVPEQKITGPICAARGYSVDKDRVTRLDVASVRDLLSKQRREMETLKLVVDVDGNLVNEMKLLRKESRNMNSRVTQLYMQLLHEIIRKRDNSLELAQLETRILNATSESLRLSSRYRELEAKYAALSAVVNNQSVLIGALEEHCMQVYSRRNEQPPLGPPLVQVVPENIPVSVPRFTNEIQTDNTRGFARERGSRSGPSPTTGTLEVQKPTQRNFSAEGPFRDCLEAQEAGHSTSGMYLIKPDELERPVQVWCEQDIDNGGWTVIQSRRDGSVNFFRNWDNYKSGFGNIDGEYWLGLEAIYKLGRQGDYKLLVELEDWMGKKVYAQYNSFHLEPESEGFRLRLGTYQGNAGDSLSSHNGKQFTTLDRDKDAFSGNCAHFHKGGWWYNACGQANLNGVWYTGGVYRSKFQDGIFWADYGGGFYSMKTVRMMIRPID; this comes from the exons ATGAAAAGGAGCATAGAAACCATGGGACCTGGAAAGTGGAGCCTATTTATTCTGTTTGGTCTGTCTCTCTGGAGCAACGGTCAAGCCCTCACTATGAAGAACCCCATCCTCTCCCGGATACGAAGGGCTCCAGAGGCCAGCggagaaaacaaaaagtgttCCTACACCTTCCTGGTCCCTGAGCAGAAGATCACAGGCCCCATCTGTGCTGCCAGGGGTTATTCTGTTGACAAGGACCGAGTAACACGCCTGGATGTGGCCTCAGTGCGTGACCTTCTGTCAAAGCAGCGCAGGGAGATGGAAACTTTGAAGCTGGTGGTGGATGTGGACGGCAACCTGGTGAACGAGATGAAGCTGTTGAGGAAAGAGAGCAGAAATATGAATTCCAGAGTGACACAGCTGTACATGCAACTGCTGCATGAGATTATCAGGAAGAGAGACAACTCACTGGAGCTGGCCCAGCTAGAGACACGCATCCTCAACGCCACCAGTGAGTCACTGCGCCTGTCTTCCCGGTACAGGGAACTGGAGGCCAAATATGCAGCCCTATCTGCAGTGGTGAACAACCAGTCAGTGCTGATTGGAGCACTAGAGGAGCATTGTATGCAGGTGTACAGCCGCAGGAATGAGCAGCCACCCCTGGGACCGCCACTGGTGCAGGTGGTACCCGAGAACATTCCAGTCAGCGTGCCACGTTTTACCAATGAGATCCAGACGGACAACACTCGAGGGTTTGCCCGGGAAAGGGGCTCTCGCTCTGGGCCTTCACCTACAACTGGTACCCTGGAAGTCCAGAAACCCACACAGAGAAACTTCAGTGCAGAAG gcCCATTCAGAGACTGTCTGGAGGCGCAGGAGGCCGGACACAGCACCAGCGGCATGTACCTGATCAAGCCAGATGAATTGGAGAGGCCAGTGCAGGTCTGGTGCGAGCAGGACATTGACAACGGAGGCTGGACTGTCATTCAGAGCAGAAGGGATGGCTCAGTTAATTTCTTCAGGAACTGGGATAACTACAAG AGCGGCTTCGGAAATATAGATGGGGAATACTGGCTCGGCCTGGAAGCCATCTATAAGCTGGGGAGGCAGGGGGACTACAagctgctggtggagctggaggACTGGATGGGGAAAAAGGTGTACGCTCAGTACAACAGCTTCCACCTGGAACCAGAGAGTGAGGGATTCCGCCTGCGGCTGGGCACGTACCAGGGAAACGCCGGGGACTCCCTCAGCAGCCACAACGGCAAACAGTTCACCACTTTGGATCGAGACAAGGACGCCTTCTCAG GTAACTGTGCCCACTTCCACAAAGGAGGCTGGTGGTACAATGCTTGCGGCCAAGCCAATCTTAACGGTGTCTGGTACACCGGTGGCGTCTACCGCAGCAAATTCCAAGATGGTATCTTCTGGGCCGACTATGGCGGAGGCTTCTATTCCATGAAAACGGTCCGCATGATGATCAGGCCCATAGACTGA